A window from Onychostoma macrolepis isolate SWU-2019 chromosome 07, ASM1243209v1, whole genome shotgun sequence encodes these proteins:
- the tmem102 gene encoding transmembrane protein 102 encodes METLMSAVAPRAPAATVKRVSEVDFRSGTTLEQLSAQVQELVQLEQGEFGDQTALEVHTAKDFIFNMLGLVQKVDKRLPVANEYLLLSGGAREGVLDLNPEDLGDYAKGVDFDLDFTLLVPALKLHDRNQPVTLDMRHSPPCHSWLSLRLCDPTMLTRWSICCQDEKNGENKDVEDEEEETEAVRGSIPSLQPPQSLDGCYFSPLLVADWFWSVVGTAVEELRRNPQRGIPVPDRVERNGPLTTLILTAGTSRILYDLLPVVSFRGWPAVAQGWLTTNHFWDGKITEEEAISGFYLLPCCSLAASPSTRPDREWRLAFSRSEVQLKKCVPYPMAQAFQAAKAVLSRLLARPRTSLSLYHLRTLMFWACDRLPTTYLSCPDHETPARLFLGLLDDLAHCILGKNCPNYFLPQCNMLEHLTDSAALLVARKLAHLRSDPAEHLRAALEQAQQACQLKREAAVAASNGHGLSSPTHGYGAGSPQDDRLAQRLQQLVTENPGKSISVFLNPDDVTRPHFRIDDKFY; translated from the exons ATGGAGACGCTCATGAGTGCCGTGGCCCCGCGTGCACCGGCTGCGACGGTGAAGCGGGTGTCCGAGGTGGACTTCCGCTCGGGCACGACTCTGGAGCAGCTGTCGGCTCAGGTGCAGGAGCTGGTGCAGCTGGAACAGGGGGAGTTTGGAGACCAGACCGCACTCGAGGTGCACACGGCCAAAGACTTCATCTTTAATATGCTGG GCCTGGTGCAGAAGGTAGACAAGCGATTGCCGGTTGCCAATGAATACCTGCTGCTATCAGGTGGAGCCAGGGAAGGTGTTCTTGACCTTAACCCAGAGGACCTAGGTGACTACGCCAAAGGTGTTGACTTTGATTTGGACTTCACTCTACTGGTGCCTGCTCTTAAACTGCATGACCGAAATCAGCCTGTGACTCTGGACATGCGGCATTCCCCACCATGCCATTCTTGGCTGAGCCTGCGCCTCTGTGATCCTACAATGCTGACTCGTTGGAGTATCTGCTGTCAAGATGAGAAAAATGGAGAGAATAAAGATGTGGAAGATGAGGAGGAAGAAACTGAAGCAGTACGAGGCTCAATCCCATCCCTGCAGCCTCCTCAATCATTAGATGGATGTTACTTCTCTCCGTTGCTGGTTGCCGATTGGTTCTGGAGTGTAGTTGGGACGGCGGTAGAAGAGTTGCGGAGAAATCCTCAAAGAGGGATTCCTGTTCCTGATCGTGTGGAGCGGAATGGTCCACTAACAACGCTGATTCTCACTGCAGGAACTAGCCGTATCCTTTACGACTTGCTTCCAGTGGTGTCGTTTCGTGGCTGGCCAGCTGTCGCACAGGGCTGGCTCACGACCAACCATTTCTGGGATGGCAAAATAACGGAGGAGGAGGCCATCAGCGGGTTCTACTTGCTTCCTTGCTGTTCTCTAGCTGCCAGCCCCTCAACCAGACCTGACCGTGAATGGAGACTTGCTTTCTCCCGCAGTGAGGTTCAGCTAAAGAAATGTGTGCCCTACCCAATGGCACAAGCCTTCCAAGCAGCTAAAGCTGTACTGTCAAGACTATTAGCTCGCCCTCGCACCAGCCTTAGCCTCTACCACCTACGTACCTTGATGTTTTGGGCTTGTGATCGCTTGCCTACAACCTACCTTAGCTGTCCAGATCATGAGACTCCTGCACGGCTGTTCCTTGGTCTACTTGATGACTTGGCTCACTGCATTCTGGGCAAAAACTGTCCCAATTACTTCCTCCCCCAGTGCAACATGCTCGAGCACCTTACGGACAGTGCCGCCCTTTTAGTGGCACGAAAACTTGCACATTTACGTTCCGATCCTGCAGAGCACTTAAGAGCCGCTTTAGAGCAGGCACAACAGGCATGCCAGCTCAAACGTGAGGCCGCAGTAGCTGCGAGCAATGGCCATGGGTTATCATCACCTACCCATGGATATGGTGCGGGATCACCACAGGATGACCGGCTAGCACAACGACTACAACAGCTGGTGACAGAAAACCCTGGCAAGTCTATTTCAGTTTTCCTCAACCCAGATGACGTTACACGCCCGCATTTCCGCATTGACGACAAGTTCTACTGA